Proteins encoded in a region of the Isosphaeraceae bacterium EP7 genome:
- a CDS encoding IS3 family transposase (programmed frameshift), which produces MAKIRRTFTPEFKAQAVKLVTEGGKSLAEVARDLDLGESMLRAWKQALTRGGDQAFPGKGNPPALEEELRRLRAEVKRLTMERDVLKKANGLLRQGVVMRYDFVERHRGRWPVRLMCRVLRISPGGDYDWRGRPQSSRAAGHDALVVAIKAIHVETKARYGSARVHAELVARGNSCCVNTVARLVRREGVVAKTRRKFRVTTDSKHGRPVAENVLDRQFRPEAPNQAWTADITYVATGEGWQYLAAVEAPHSRRVAGWSMGPRIDSHLVVEALEMALAGRRPSEALVAHSDRGSQYAGEHYQGLLAGQGITCSMSRRGNCWDSAPMESFFASLKKELIWGETFATREEARASIFESIEVFFNRIRRHSSLGYRSPA; this is translated from the exons ATGGCGAAGATACGACGAACCTTCACACCCGAGTTCAAGGCCCAGGCCGTCAAGCTCGTCACCGAGGGGGGCAAGAGCCTGGCCGAGGTCGCCCGCGACCTCGACCTCGGCGAGAGCATGCTCCGGGCCTGGAAGCAGGCCCTGACCAGGGGCGGCGACCAGGCCTTCCCCGGCAAGGGCAACCCGCCCGCCCTGGAGGAGGAATTGCGTCGCCTCCGCGCCGAGGTCAAGCGGTTGACCATGGAGCGCGACGTGTTGAAAAAAGCGA ACGGCCTTCTTCGCCAGGGAGTCGTCATGAGGTACGACTTCGTCGAACGCCACCGGGGACGATGGCCGGTCCGGCTGATGTGCCGGGTCCTGCGCATCTCCCCCGGCGGCGACTACGACTGGCGGGGGAGGCCGCAGAGCAGCCGGGCGGCCGGGCACGACGCCCTGGTCGTCGCCATCAAGGCCATCCACGTCGAGACGAAGGCCCGCTACGGCAGCGCGCGGGTTCACGCCGAGTTGGTGGCTCGCGGGAATTCCTGCTGCGTGAATACCGTGGCCAGGCTGGTGCGCCGGGAAGGGGTCGTGGCCAAGACCAGGCGGAAGTTCCGCGTCACGACCGACTCGAAACACGGCCGCCCCGTGGCCGAGAACGTCTTGGATCGTCAGTTCCGACCCGAGGCCCCGAATCAAGCCTGGACGGCCGACATCACCTATGTGGCGACCGGCGAGGGCTGGCAGTACCTGGCGGCCGTGGAGGCCCCCCACTCGCGGCGGGTCGCGGGCTGGTCGATGGGCCCGCGGATCGACAGCCATCTGGTGGTCGAAGCCCTGGAGATGGCCCTGGCCGGCCGCCGACCCAGCGAGGCGCTGGTGGCCCACTCGGACCGTGGCAGCCAGTACGCCGGCGAGCACTATCAGGGCCTGCTGGCCGGCCAGGGGATCACCTGCAGCATGAGCCGGCGGGGGAACTGCTGGGATAGCGCGCCGATGGAGTCGTTCTTCGCGAGCCTGAAGAAGGAGCTGATCTGGGGCGAGACCTTCGCCACGAGGGAGGAAGCCCGCGCAAGCATCTTCGAGTCCATCGAGGTCTTCTTCAACAGGATCCGGCGCCATTCATCGCTCGGATACAGGTCACCCGCCTAA
- a CDS encoding DUF1501 domain-containing protein: MQDAHCGRIEPITNRRHFLQRAGAGFGSIALAHLLAGEGLLASEPDAANPLSPRPGHFPAKARSVIWLFMEGAPSAVDLFDPKPELTRGHGKKIAIDVFNGDPGPLMKSPFQFKQHGQSGAWVCEKYPNVAKHVDDFAFIKSLHSESNDHVPALYQINTGIARPGFPAAGAWVTYGLGSENQDLPGYVVLGNNQGIKGGPLNWHAGFLPSSYQGTLFRPEGNPILNLKRPEDVTREDQRRQLDLLARINAEHLEAHPGESDLLGRIQSFELAYRMQSEGLRLIDFAEESTATRRLYGLDRKETKSYGSKCLLARRLIERGVRFVQVYSDGEWDAHADLASNHTGHCLATDMPIDGLLTDLKQRGLMESTLVIWGGEFGRMPVSQGKDGRDHNPQGFLAWMAGAGVKGGASHGETDEIGYRAAVDPATVHDLHATMLHLLGIDHKRLTFLHNGRPYRLTDVAGYVLTKILA; encoded by the coding sequence ATGCAAGACGCACATTGCGGCCGTATCGAGCCGATTACCAACCGGCGACACTTTCTCCAGCGAGCCGGCGCCGGGTTCGGCAGCATCGCGCTGGCCCACCTGCTGGCCGGCGAGGGCCTCCTCGCCTCCGAACCAGACGCCGCCAACCCGCTCTCACCGAGACCCGGGCATTTTCCCGCGAAGGCGCGGTCAGTCATCTGGCTCTTCATGGAAGGGGCTCCCAGCGCCGTCGATCTCTTCGACCCCAAACCCGAGCTCACCAGAGGCCATGGCAAGAAGATCGCGATCGACGTGTTCAACGGCGACCCCGGCCCGCTGATGAAGTCTCCCTTCCAGTTCAAGCAGCACGGCCAGAGCGGTGCCTGGGTCTGCGAGAAGTACCCGAACGTCGCGAAACACGTGGACGACTTCGCCTTTATCAAGTCGCTCCACAGCGAGTCGAACGACCACGTCCCCGCCCTTTATCAGATCAACACGGGGATCGCACGCCCCGGTTTCCCGGCGGCCGGGGCCTGGGTTACGTACGGCCTGGGGAGCGAGAACCAGGACCTACCCGGCTACGTCGTGCTCGGGAACAATCAGGGGATCAAGGGCGGCCCGCTCAACTGGCACGCCGGCTTCCTCCCCTCGTCCTACCAGGGCACGCTCTTCCGCCCCGAGGGGAACCCCATCCTGAACCTCAAGCGACCGGAGGACGTGACGCGCGAGGACCAGCGCCGGCAGCTCGACCTGCTCGCGCGGATCAACGCCGAGCACCTCGAGGCCCACCCCGGTGAGTCCGACCTGCTGGGACGGATCCAGTCGTTCGAGCTGGCCTACCGGATGCAGTCGGAAGGGCTCCGCCTGATCGACTTCGCGGAGGAATCAACGGCGACTCGGAGACTCTATGGACTCGATCGAAAGGAGACCAAATCGTATGGCTCGAAGTGCCTCCTGGCGCGACGTTTGATCGAGCGCGGAGTGAGGTTCGTCCAGGTCTACAGCGATGGCGAGTGGGACGCCCACGCCGACCTCGCGAGCAATCACACGGGTCATTGCCTGGCGACCGATATGCCGATCGACGGACTGCTCACCGACCTGAAGCAACGCGGGCTGATGGAATCGACTCTCGTCATCTGGGGAGGCGAATTCGGCCGCATGCCCGTCTCGCAGGGAAAGGACGGACGCGACCACAACCCGCAAGGCTTCCTCGCCTGGATGGCCGGCGCCGGCGTCAAGGGGGGCGCGAGCCACGGCGAGACGGATGAGATCGGCTACCGCGCCGCCGTTGACCCGGCGACCGTGCACGACCTACATGCGACCATGCTGCACCTGCTGGGCATCGACCACAAACGGCTTACGTTCCTCCACAACGGCCGCCCCTACCGCCTGACCGACGTGGCCGGCTATGTGCTGACGAAGATCCTCGCGTGA
- a CDS encoding DUF1553 domain-containing protein, with product MSYPPSRPSRGMMCWRRMAAIALLTIGGGDASRAGDAPVGSPPAGPARRVAQGLLALFTFERPTDNLIRDLSGFGEPLDLKIEEPRGIAFRGGRMLVTSSTRISSARPARKIVAAVKQSGGLSIEAWVKPQDTSQAGPARIVTLSADTGQRDFTMAQDGPRYDVRLRSTSTDGNGLPSISSPDGSLRTELTHVVYTRDRDGGAWIYINGTAAVARTVGGKVENWSDEYRLSLLNELTDDRPWLGELHLAAVYGRALTGGEVAQNFAAGVATAADYAALLPPAAQRRVDFVKDVQPLLRRHCFECHAKGNEEGGVNLGIRRRVLEGGDNGPVLLPGDGAKSRLIHMVAAIEPDEVMPPDGPRLSPAEVGLLRAWIDQGAHWPDGADVLDPRAERAKDHWAFRPLAPTPVPVVSDARWCRTPIDRFVLARLESAGIRPLPQADPRQLIRRATFDLVGLPPTPDEVRDFISAAGRDPDGALAALVDRLLASPHYGERWGRHWLDVARYADSDGQESDRDRPLAYRYRDFVVRAFNDDLPYDRFVRWQLAGDEYEPQDAEAVAATGFLVAGPFAELPEKLMEEERTRERYNELDDMLATTGTGLLGLTLGCARCHDHKYDAIPARDYYRMMSAFHGGRRGEVRVGPDKVLGYRDLGPEPQPTWLFHRGDFHDRSQAVQLGFISVLTNGKTPEAYWKAAREAGPAKGGTNQRRALADWITDVEHGGGALLARVIVNRVWQHHFGQGLVRTVGDFGVRSDPPTHPELLEWLANDLVAHGWRIKRLQRLILLSAVYQLDGSAGAAPPVDPGNRLLWKMPLRRLEGEALRDSMLSVSGTLNLALYGPAEKPPIAAEAMLARNVQDPYPGKIEDGPAVRRRSVYLFHKRVVPYPLLQAFDKPDAQQSCGRRDTTTVAPQALALLNDQFVRKVSTEFADRLLKDAGSDPDRWVERGFQLALARSPSKSEHEACRAFVESQRAERQKRSTEASAGEIRRQALADLCQALFSLNEFLYID from the coding sequence TTGAGCTACCCACCCAGTCGGCCCTCCCGCGGAATGATGTGCTGGCGGCGGATGGCGGCGATCGCGCTGCTGACGATCGGTGGCGGCGATGCCAGTCGCGCTGGCGACGCACCGGTCGGGTCCCCACCGGCTGGCCCGGCCCGGCGCGTCGCGCAGGGCCTCTTGGCCCTGTTTACGTTCGAGCGACCGACCGACAACCTCATTCGCGACCTCTCCGGATTTGGGGAGCCGCTCGACTTGAAGATCGAGGAGCCCCGGGGCATCGCGTTCCGCGGCGGCCGCATGCTGGTGACCTCATCGACCCGAATCTCGTCAGCCCGGCCGGCCCGGAAGATCGTGGCCGCCGTCAAGCAATCGGGCGGGCTGTCGATCGAAGCCTGGGTCAAGCCCCAGGATACGAGCCAGGCCGGGCCCGCCCGCATCGTGACGCTCTCCGCCGACACGGGTCAGCGTGACTTCACGATGGCGCAGGATGGGCCACGCTACGACGTGCGGCTGCGCTCGACCTCCACGGACGGAAACGGACTCCCATCGATCTCCAGCCCGGACGGGTCGTTGCGGACCGAGCTCACTCATGTCGTCTACACCCGCGATCGCGACGGCGGGGCGTGGATCTACATCAATGGGACCGCGGCCGTCGCTCGGACGGTCGGCGGCAAGGTCGAGAACTGGAGCGACGAATATCGCCTGTCGCTGCTCAACGAGCTGACCGACGATCGCCCCTGGCTGGGCGAGCTGCACCTCGCCGCGGTCTATGGCCGCGCATTGACGGGCGGAGAGGTCGCTCAGAACTTCGCCGCGGGCGTCGCGACGGCTGCCGACTACGCGGCCCTGCTTCCCCCCGCCGCCCAGCGGCGGGTGGACTTCGTCAAGGACGTTCAGCCGCTGTTGCGCAGACACTGCTTCGAGTGCCACGCCAAGGGGAACGAGGAAGGGGGAGTCAATCTTGGCATCCGTCGGCGTGTGCTCGAAGGGGGAGACAATGGGCCGGTGCTGCTCCCCGGCGACGGCGCAAAGAGCCGGCTGATCCACATGGTCGCGGCGATCGAGCCCGATGAGGTCATGCCGCCCGACGGTCCCCGGCTGAGCCCCGCGGAAGTGGGCCTTTTGCGCGCATGGATCGACCAGGGGGCCCATTGGCCGGATGGGGCCGACGTGCTCGACCCTCGGGCCGAGCGGGCGAAGGATCACTGGGCGTTCCGGCCGCTCGCTCCGACTCCCGTGCCCGTGGTCTCCGATGCGAGGTGGTGCCGGACGCCGATCGACCGGTTCGTCCTCGCCAGGCTCGAGTCCGCGGGTATCCGGCCCCTGCCGCAGGCCGATCCACGGCAACTGATCCGCCGCGCGACGTTCGACCTCGTCGGGCTGCCCCCGACTCCGGACGAGGTCCGCGACTTCATTTCCGCCGCCGGGCGCGATCCAGACGGCGCCCTGGCCGCGCTCGTCGACCGGCTCCTCGCGAGCCCCCACTATGGCGAGCGCTGGGGACGGCACTGGCTGGACGTGGCACGGTACGCCGACAGCGACGGCCAGGAGAGCGATCGCGACCGGCCCCTGGCGTATCGCTATCGCGATTTCGTCGTCCGCGCCTTCAATGACGATCTCCCGTACGACCGGTTCGTTCGCTGGCAGCTCGCCGGGGACGAGTACGAGCCGCAGGACGCGGAGGCGGTGGCCGCGACGGGGTTCCTGGTCGCCGGTCCGTTCGCCGAGCTCCCGGAGAAGCTGATGGAGGAGGAGCGCACGCGCGAGCGATATAACGAGCTGGACGATATGCTGGCCACGACCGGGACGGGGCTCCTGGGGCTGACGCTCGGCTGTGCTCGCTGCCACGACCACAAATACGACGCGATCCCCGCGCGCGATTATTATCGGATGATGAGCGCGTTCCACGGTGGCAGGCGGGGCGAGGTGCGGGTCGGCCCGGACAAGGTGCTCGGCTATCGCGACCTCGGCCCCGAACCGCAGCCGACGTGGCTGTTCCATCGCGGCGACTTCCACGATCGCAGCCAGGCCGTGCAGCTCGGGTTCATCTCCGTCCTGACGAACGGCAAGACACCGGAGGCGTACTGGAAGGCGGCCCGCGAGGCCGGCCCCGCGAAGGGGGGCACGAACCAACGCCGGGCCCTCGCGGATTGGATCACCGACGTCGAGCACGGCGGCGGGGCGTTGCTGGCCCGCGTCATCGTCAACCGGGTCTGGCAGCATCATTTCGGTCAGGGGCTCGTGCGCACCGTCGGCGACTTCGGCGTCCGTTCGGACCCGCCGACCCATCCCGAGCTGCTCGAATGGCTGGCCAATGACCTCGTCGCGCACGGTTGGCGGATCAAGCGACTGCAACGCCTGATCCTGCTAAGCGCCGTCTATCAGCTGGACGGATCGGCCGGGGCGGCGCCCCCGGTCGATCCGGGCAACCGGCTGCTCTGGAAGATGCCGCTCCGGCGCCTCGAAGGCGAGGCCCTCCGCGATTCCATGCTGTCCGTGAGCGGGACCCTGAATCTCGCCCTATACGGTCCCGCAGAAAAGCCCCCGATCGCCGCCGAGGCGATGCTCGCGAGGAACGTCCAGGACCCGTATCCCGGAAAGATCGAGGACGGCCCGGCGGTTCGTCGCCGATCGGTCTACCTGTTTCACAAGCGGGTCGTCCCGTATCCGCTCCTGCAGGCGTTCGACAAGCCCGACGCTCAGCAGAGCTGCGGCCGACGCGACACGACGACCGTCGCGCCCCAGGCGCTGGCCTTGCTGAACGACCAGTTCGTGCGGAAGGTCTCGACGGAATTCGCTGACCGCCTATTGAAGGACGCCGGGAGCGATCCCGATCGGTGGGTCGAACGGGGCTTTCAACTCGCCCTGGCTCGTTCGCCGAGCAAGTCGGAGCATGAAGCCTGCCGCGCATTCGTGGAATCGCAGCGGGCGGAGCGGCAGAAACGCTCTACCGAGGCTTCGGCGGGCGAGATCCGGAGGCAGGCACTGGCCGATCTCTGTCAGGCACTCTTCAGCCTTAACGAATTCCTGTACATCGATTGA
- a CDS encoding helix-turn-helix domain-containing protein, producing MTAKAQLRDLTDEELGEIHRLARSRTDEARLAQRAQVIEGLAAGEHPGRIAEQVGLSRNQNYLWLHRFNDRGLEGLGDLPRTGRPPTHTSDQIAEVVAAALSDPQGLGLPFGCWTLDRLEVYLDERKGIPINRSRIDELLAAEGLRWRKQETWFGERVDPEFAGKRGPSTDSTASLRRIRRSPASTRWAPRAPKASRDGTSCKPSPRRQPEGSRHPAGRARQEADYGRRGKGYIFGAFRPATGEAFTRSY from the coding sequence ATGACTGCCAAGGCTCAGTTGCGTGATTTGACCGACGAGGAACTCGGGGAAATCCACCGGCTCGCGCGATCCCGCACCGACGAGGCCCGCCTGGCCCAGCGGGCTCAGGTCATCGAGGGTCTGGCCGCCGGAGAACACCCCGGCCGAATCGCGGAGCAGGTTGGCCTCAGTCGCAATCAGAACTACCTCTGGCTGCATCGCTTCAACGACCGAGGGCTCGAGGGCCTCGGCGATCTGCCCCGCACGGGGCGGCCACCGACCCACACCTCCGATCAGATTGCCGAGGTCGTGGCGGCGGCACTCTCCGACCCGCAGGGGCTGGGCCTGCCCTTCGGCTGCTGGACGCTCGACCGCTTGGAAGTCTACCTCGACGAGCGGAAGGGCATCCCGATCAACCGGAGTCGGATCGATGAACTCCTCGCGGCCGAGGGGCTGCGATGGCGCAAGCAGGAGACCTGGTTCGGCGAGCGGGTGGACCCCGAGTTCGCGGGAAAAAGGGGGCCATCGACCGACTCTACTGCGAGCCTCCGGCGGATTCGGCGGTCGCCAGCCTCGACGAGATGGGCCCCGAGAGCGCCAAAAGCTTCCCGGGACGGAACCTCCTGCAAACCAAGCCCGCGACGACAACCCGAGGGCAGCCGCCATCCTGCCGGACGCGCCCGGCAGGAGGCCGACTACGGACGTCGCGGCAAGGGATACATTTTCGGCGCCTTCCGCCCCGCCACCGGCGAAGCCTTCACCCGCTCCTACTGA
- a CDS encoding winged helix-turn-helix domain-containing protein, translating to MRPIGTAEELQRRRIRAVELVAQGESPDDVAHFLGCGRSSVYTWVKLAKESIETIAAKPHAGPKPRLGSAQLEQLEDELKKGAVHHGWRTELWTAARVADLIERLFRITFHPEHVRKILKRRLRWTSRKPEERDEEAIRH from the coding sequence ATGAGACCCATCGGCACCGCAGAAGAGCTCCAACGTCGCCGCATCCGGGCCGTCGAGCTCGTCGCCCAGGGCGAATCGCCCGACGACGTCGCCCACTTCCTCGGGTGCGGCCGATCCTCCGTCTACACCTGGGTGAAACTCGCCAAGGAGTCGATCGAGACGATCGCCGCCAAGCCCCACGCCGGGCCCAAGCCCCGCCTCGGCTCCGCCCAGTTGGAGCAACTCGAAGACGAGCTGAAGAAGGGGGCCGTGCACCACGGCTGGCGCACCGAGCTGTGGACCGCCGCACGTGTTGCTGACCTGATCGAGCGACTGTTCAGGATCACGTTCCACCCCGAGCACGTCCGCAAGATCCTCAAGCGGCGCCTCCGCTGGACCAGCCGGAAGCCCGAGGAGCGAGACGAGGAGGCGATCCGCCACTGA
- a CDS encoding transposase, producing the protein MGQELPNIVRKARRRGEQLVFLDESGFMQAPTVRRTFAPRGQTPILRRWDRHDRISAISCITVGPARRRLGLYCQLSPDDTNVTGERMVEFLRELRRQLPVPMRIVWDRGNVHDRSKAVRAFLAEHPSVKTERFPSYTPEANPDEGVWKDTKHGRLANFTPEDTAELRSAVSGELTRLQRSPKLLASFIRHAEVPIRLPKSFR; encoded by the coding sequence ATGGGTCAGGAACTGCCCAACATCGTCCGCAAGGCCCGGCGACGAGGCGAGCAGCTGGTCTTCCTCGACGAATCGGGCTTCATGCAGGCCCCCACGGTGCGACGCACCTTCGCCCCGAGAGGCCAGACGCCGATCCTCCGACGCTGGGATCGCCACGATCGGATCTCGGCGATCAGTTGCATCACGGTCGGCCCGGCGAGGCGACGACTCGGCCTGTACTGCCAACTCTCGCCGGATGACACCAACGTGACGGGCGAGCGGATGGTGGAGTTCTTGCGAGAGCTTCGCCGTCAGCTGCCGGTGCCGATGCGGATCGTGTGGGACCGCGGCAACGTGCACGACAGGAGCAAGGCGGTGCGGGCATTCCTGGCGGAGCACCCGTCGGTGAAGACGGAGCGTTTCCCGTCGTACACGCCCGAGGCGAACCCCGACGAGGGGGTGTGGAAGGATACCAAGCACGGACGGCTGGCGAACTTCACGCCCGAGGACACGGCGGAGTTGCGTTCGGCGGTGAGCGGGGAGTTGACGAGGTTGCAGCGGAGTCCGAAGCTGCTGGCGTCGTTCATCCGGCACGCAGAAGTCCCGATCCGCCTACCCAAATCGTTCCGTTAG
- a CDS encoding DUF1559 domain-containing protein, with protein sequence MCVHARSRKAFTLIELLVVISIIAILIGLLLPAVQSAREAARRAQCVNNLKQMGLAVHNYMDSNQVFPAYSMNNYRDWAWNVSWADAILPHLEQSPLYNAINFNVPIQDLGGFTPGSPWPQNTTIGLTVIRSLLCPSESLNHAVSYTGANAQTNYAGNYGGPAQFASCSGLIIPSKGSFGVPATAGICSLSSVTDGSTNTAMFSEHLISGSYFTGLGAGPSPDSYAGRRNAKRALFQLNDVTLTFDNGNTANLQQFVGACKGIPVGTPPSDDTGFGASWHISQGYDTSSIAYTHVMTPNGFSCTGKQGGLFDFSADGAQGGFAAAITAASNHPGGVNVGMGDGSVRFVKDTVNQQVWWSLGSRNLGEIISADAY encoded by the coding sequence ATGTGTGTTCATGCGCGCTCTCGCAAGGCTTTCACGCTGATCGAGCTGCTAGTCGTCATCTCCATCATCGCGATCCTGATCGGCCTGCTACTCCCCGCCGTCCAGTCGGCCCGAGAGGCGGCCCGCCGCGCCCAGTGCGTCAACAACCTGAAGCAGATGGGCCTGGCGGTGCATAATTATATGGATTCGAATCAGGTCTTCCCAGCCTATTCAATGAACAACTATCGGGACTGGGCATGGAATGTGTCGTGGGCCGATGCGATCTTGCCGCACCTGGAGCAATCGCCGCTGTACAACGCCATCAACTTCAACGTCCCGATTCAGGACCTGGGAGGGTTCACGCCCGGGTCGCCCTGGCCCCAGAACACGACAATCGGCCTGACCGTGATCCGGTCCCTGCTCTGCCCCTCCGAGAGCCTCAACCACGCGGTCAGCTACACAGGCGCCAACGCTCAGACCAATTACGCCGGGAACTACGGCGGCCCGGCGCAGTTCGCCTCGTGCAGCGGCCTTATCATCCCATCCAAGGGGTCCTTCGGAGTCCCGGCCACCGCGGGCATCTGCTCCCTCTCGTCGGTCACCGACGGCTCCACGAACACGGCTATGTTCAGCGAGCACCTGATCTCCGGCTCGTACTTCACGGGCCTCGGCGCGGGGCCGTCGCCCGACTCCTACGCCGGCCGGAGGAACGCGAAGCGGGCCCTGTTCCAGCTCAACGATGTGACGTTGACATTCGACAACGGCAACACGGCCAACCTCCAGCAGTTCGTCGGTGCCTGCAAGGGCATTCCGGTCGGGACGCCCCCCTCGGACGATACGGGATTCGGGGCCTCGTGGCACATCTCGCAAGGTTATGACACGTCCTCGATCGCCTACACCCACGTGATGACGCCCAACGGCTTCTCCTGCACCGGGAAGCAGGGGGGGCTGTTCGACTTTTCCGCCGACGGCGCGCAGGGAGGATTCGCCGCCGCCATCACGGCGGCCAGCAACCACCCCGGCGGGGTCAACGTCGGCATGGGCGACGGCTCGGTCCGCTTCGTCAAGGACACGGTCAATCAACAGGTCTGGTGGTCGCTCGGGTCCCGCAACCTGGGCGAGATCATCAGCGCCGATGCTTATTGA
- a CDS encoding CRTAC1 family protein gives MAYIGFADSFATTPKMLSPFRFLNILEGSGIDFVHTSGTTAERYFPTAFGSGVAMLDYDGDCRLDLYFATNTFLPLGTAKTGPNKLYRNLGGGKFEDVTAKAGLDFTGFCHGIIVGDLDNDGDPDLFLCNVGPNALYLNNGDGTFRDASHPAGIETPNWSMGGAMLDYDNDGDLDIYVANYGTYAFLQTPRPCGSDEVPIYCAPGGVPWAKNCLYRNNGDATFTDVTDRAGLGRTDGHSFGAVAADLNCDGRVDLYAVNDLRPNFLFLNKGDGTFEDVTETSGAAYDAQGGPQASMGVDAEDCDGDGRPELIATNYQYEYTAYYQNFSVSPATPPVRGVAPPVMFNDASAAIGLVADSKPYVGWGCALADFDNDGWPDVFVTNGHVDSNRALLAPMLTYLEPPMLHRNVPAGTAPGAGRRFERATLGVGPYFDARHAGRGAAFGDLDDDGDIDIVVNHRDAAPAVLRNDTPGDYRWIRLKLVGTRSNRDAIGARVEVHAGERTITRQRKSGHSLESANDPRLLIGLGIVDEVDRVTIRWPSGVVSTFEHLVTNTTYEVVEPRDEEGKGKGLAVVRPGEKLGAD, from the coding sequence ATGGCTTACATCGGCTTCGCCGATTCGTTTGCGACTACACCGAAGATGCTCAGCCCGTTCCGGTTCCTCAACATTCTCGAGGGGAGCGGGATCGACTTCGTCCATACCTCCGGGACGACCGCCGAGAGGTATTTCCCGACCGCCTTCGGCTCGGGTGTGGCGATGCTCGACTACGACGGCGATTGCCGGCTCGACCTCTATTTCGCCACAAATACATTCCTGCCGCTGGGGACGGCCAAGACGGGGCCAAACAAGCTCTACAGGAACCTGGGTGGCGGCAAGTTCGAAGACGTGACGGCGAAGGCGGGCCTGGACTTCACCGGGTTCTGCCATGGGATCATCGTCGGCGACCTGGACAATGACGGCGACCCTGACCTCTTCCTGTGCAACGTGGGGCCGAATGCCCTTTACCTGAACAATGGCGACGGGACCTTCCGTGACGCCAGCCATCCCGCCGGGATCGAAACCCCGAACTGGTCGATGGGCGGGGCGATGCTCGACTACGACAACGACGGCGACCTGGACATCTACGTCGCCAACTATGGGACCTATGCGTTCCTCCAGACACCCAGGCCTTGCGGCTCCGATGAGGTCCCGATCTATTGCGCTCCCGGCGGAGTCCCGTGGGCCAAGAATTGCCTCTATCGCAACAACGGAGATGCGACCTTCACCGACGTGACCGACCGTGCGGGACTCGGTCGCACCGACGGTCACAGCTTTGGCGCCGTCGCGGCGGACCTCAATTGCGACGGCCGGGTCGACCTCTATGCCGTCAACGACCTCAGGCCGAATTTCCTTTTCCTGAACAAGGGGGACGGCACGTTCGAGGACGTGACCGAGACGTCGGGCGCCGCGTACGATGCCCAGGGGGGGCCACAGGCCAGCATGGGAGTCGACGCCGAGGACTGCGATGGCGACGGCCGACCTGAGCTAATCGCGACCAACTACCAGTACGAGTACACCGCCTATTATCAGAATTTCTCCGTGTCGCCCGCGACCCCGCCGGTTCGCGGAGTAGCTCCGCCGGTCATGTTCAACGACGCCTCGGCGGCGATCGGACTGGTCGCCGACAGCAAGCCTTACGTCGGGTGGGGCTGCGCCCTGGCAGACTTCGACAACGACGGCTGGCCCGACGTCTTCGTCACCAACGGCCACGTCGACAGCAACCGCGCGCTGCTCGCGCCGATGCTCACCTACCTCGAGCCGCCGATGCTGCACCGGAACGTCCCCGCCGGGACCGCCCCCGGCGCCGGGCGAAGGTTCGAACGCGCCACGCTCGGCGTGGGGCCGTACTTCGACGCGCGGCACGCCGGCCGAGGCGCGGCCTTCGGCGACCTTGACGACGACGGCGATATCGACATCGTCGTCAATCACCGCGACGCCGCCCCCGCGGTCCTTCGCAACGACACCCCGGGCGATTACAGATGGATCCGCCTGAAGCTGGTTGGGACACGGAGCAATCGCGACGCGATCGGTGCCCGCGTCGAGGTCCACGCCGGCGAGAGGACCATCACACGCCAGCGCAAGAGCGGCCACAGCCTGGAATCGGCCAACGATCCTCGCCTCCTGATCGGTCTGGGCATCGTCGACGAGGTCGACCGGGTCACGATCCGCTGGCCTTCGGGGGTCGTCAGCACGTTCGAGCACCTGGTCACCAACACGACCTACGAGGTTGTTGAGCCTCGGGACGAAGAGGGCAAGGGCAAGGGGTTGGCGGTCGTCCGCCCGGGGGAGAAGTTGGGGGCGGACTGA